The proteins below come from a single Chelmon rostratus isolate fCheRos1 chromosome 10, fCheRos1.pri, whole genome shotgun sequence genomic window:
- the LOC121612802 gene encoding small integral membrane protein 4, producing MLRKSTNLSYFLDLVPGKRVLGTYRFLPVFFCIGGVMEWIMINVRIGRETFYDVYRRKKSEREYQQNITDGLIVHSEPAAK from the exons ATGCTCCGTAAGAGTACAAATCTGAGCTACTTTCTGGACCTTGTCCCGGGTAAACGTGTTCTAGGGACATACAGgttccttcctgtctttttttgcaTCGGAGGCGTCATGGAGTGGATCATGATCAACGTGAGGATAGGAAGAGAGACTTTTT atgaTGTCTACCGAAGGAAAAAGTCAGAACGCGAGTACCAGCAGAACATAACAGATGGTTTGATAGTTCACAGTGAGCCTGCAGCCAAGTGA